The genomic DNA TTCGGAGCGGGTGGCGCGGCTCGCGCGGTAGTTCAGACTCTCGGAGATCTGGAAGTCTCAACCATTTACGTCCGAAACAGAACAGCCGAAAATGCCGTTAGACTTTCCGACATATTGAAAAACACTTCCAGCAAAACAGAATTGGTAGTGCTTGAGGAATCAAAATTGATTCCATCATCGCTTGAAATAGTGATTAACGCTCTCGGCGGAGGAATATTCGAAGCGAAATGGTTAGACAGTCTGTCAGAACTGAGTTTTTTTTACGATCTCAATTACGGGGAAAACGCCTTCGATAAAAAACAGTTATCAGATGGAGTAGGATATTCGGACGGATTGAGTATGCTCGTATATCAAGGATTCGAATCATTGAAATTCTGGCTGGACAGAGAAATTCCCGACGACACAATAACCGAATCCGTCCTCACAGAACTTAACGGAGAAATTTAATTGGATAAATTACGTTATCTGACTGCCGGCGAATCGCACGGCAAAGCGCTTATCGGAATCCTTGAAGGCGTTCCCGCGGGATTG from Candidatus Neomarinimicrobiota bacterium includes the following:
- a CDS encoding chorismate synthase translates to MDKLRYLTAGESHGKALIGILEGVPAGL